One bacterium genomic window, GCGATGATCCCTCCCATCCCCGCGCGGATGCTCAACGAGTTCGTGTACTGTCCGCGGCTCGGGTACCTCATGTGGGTGCAGGGGGAGTTCGAGCACAGCGCCGACACGGTGGAGGGGGGTATCAAGCACCGCCGGGTGGACAAAGGCGGCGGGTCCCTCCCAGAGGACCCGGGCGAGGAGGAGATCGTTCATGCGCGCTCGGTGAGCCTGGGTTCCGAGACCCTTGGGGTCACCGGCAAGATCGATCTGGTGGAAGGGGAGGGGAACAGGGTCACGCCGGTGGACTACAAGCGGGGTAAGCGCCCTCACGTTGAGGGCGGCGTCTACGACCCCGAGAAGGTCCAGTTATGCGCTTACGGGCTTTTGTTGAAAGAGCACGGGTTCGAGTGCGTGGAGGGGTTCATCTACTTCGTCGGGTCGAAGGAAAGGGTTCCGGTCCCTTTTGACGGCGCCCTGGTAAGCCGGACCATGGCCGCCATCGAGGAGTTCCGGAAAGTGGCTGCCGGGGACCGGATTCCGCCCCCCCTGGATGGGAGCCCGAAATGTGTCCGGTGCAGCCTGGTCGGGATCTGTCTCCCCGACGAGGTGGGGTTCCTCTCCCGTCGCGGCGTTGAGCCGCGCCCCATCTTCCCGTCCATCGAGCGCGGACTTCCCATGTATGTACAGTCCCCCAGAGGCTATGTCCGGAAGGACGGTGAACGGATGGTCGTCGAGGTGGCGAAGGAACAGGTGGCGGCGGCCGCCTACGGCGACGTTTCCCAGGTCGCCCTCTTCGGTCCGGCTTCCATGACCACTCCGGCCCTGCACGAATGCTTGCGGCGGGAGATCCCCGTCACCTGGTTCAGTTATGGGGGATGGTTCATGGGCCACACCTTCGGG contains:
- the cas1 gene encoding CRISPR-associated endonuclease Cas1 gives rise to the protein MVVAEPKDMEMLTGAMIPPIPARMLNEFVYCPRLGYLMWVQGEFEHSADTVEGGIKHRRVDKGGGSLPEDPGEEEIVHARSVSLGSETLGVTGKIDLVEGEGNRVTPVDYKRGKRPHVEGGVYDPEKVQLCAYGLLLKEHGFECVEGFIYFVGSKERVPVPFDGALVSRTMAAIEEFRKVAAGDRIPPPLDGSPKCVRCSLVGICLPDEVGFLSRRGVEPRPIFPSIERGLPMYVQSPRGYVRKDGERMVVEVAKEQVAAAAYGDVSQVALFGPASMTTPALHECLRREIPVTWFSYGGWFMGHTFGSGHRNVTTRTAQYRASFDDGKCLDLSRRLVAGKIANCRTLLRRNWKGGPDALPSLMTSMRGDVRRAVRAPSIESLLGAEGGAAGRYFANFSGMMNWKDEGEGGFDFNGRNRRPPRDPVNALLSFAYAMLVREWVVALSGVGLDPYRGFYHQPRFGRPALALDMMEPFRPLVADSTVLTAINNGEVRAGDFVRTAGACALTEKGRRSFIAAFERRMGLEVTHPIFKYRISYRRLLEVEARLLVRFLMGELKRYPVFMTR